In one window of Azotobacter salinestris DNA:
- a CDS encoding CDP-alcohol phosphatidyltransferase family protein, which yields MPSIYQLKPRFQNLLRPLVRRLYERGVSANQVTLAAAVVSVLLGALVAAFASHAWPFALIPLWMFLRMALNAIDGMLACEFGQQSRLGAYLNELCDVIADSALFLPFALVPGVTPLAVVGVTLLAVIVEYAGVMGPLAGAGRRYDGPMGKSDRAFCFGVLGAGVAGGLLPGAWIDGLLALIAALLLWTLANRVRQGIAEAERNHPPA from the coding sequence ATGCCCTCCATCTACCAGCTCAAGCCGCGTTTCCAGAACCTGCTGCGCCCCCTGGTGCGGCGTCTTTACGAGCGCGGCGTCAGCGCCAACCAGGTGACCCTCGCCGCCGCCGTCGTTTCCGTGCTGTTGGGCGCGCTGGTCGCCGCCTTTGCCAGCCACGCCTGGCCGTTCGCCCTGATCCCGCTGTGGATGTTCCTGCGCATGGCGCTGAACGCCATCGACGGCATGCTCGCCTGCGAGTTCGGCCAGCAGTCGCGTCTCGGCGCCTACCTCAACGAGCTGTGCGACGTGATCGCCGACAGCGCGCTGTTCCTGCCTTTCGCGCTGGTGCCGGGGGTGACGCCGCTGGCGGTGGTCGGCGTGACCCTGCTCGCGGTGATCGTCGAATACGCCGGAGTCATGGGGCCGCTGGCCGGCGCCGGGCGCCGCTACGACGGGCCGATGGGCAAGAGCGACCGCGCCTTCTGCTTCGGCGTGCTCGGCGCGGGTGTCGCCGGCGGCCTGCTGCCCGGCGCCTGGATCGACGGCCTGCTCGCCCTGATCGCCGCGCTGCTGCTCTGGACCCTGGCCAACCGCGTGCGCCAGGGCATCGCCGAGGCCGAGCGAAACCATCCGCCGGCCTGA
- the bioC gene encoding malonyl-ACP O-methyltransferase BioC, with protein MTDTPQNPLPDKRRVAASFSRAAASYDEVAGLQRAVGSELLARLPAGMRAQRWVDLGSGTGHFSQALAERFPAGQGMALDLAEGMLRHARPRGGAAHFVCGDAEHLPLADASQDLVFSSLALQWCGDFASVLAEARRVLRPGGVLAFSSLCTGTLQELQDSWQAVDGFVHVNHFRRFRDYRQLCADSGLDVLDLRLETCVLHYRDLRHLAHELKALGAHNLNPGRPDGLTGRARLLALVEAYERLRTPQGLPATWLPVYGVLRRRAE; from the coding sequence ATGACTGACACCCCCCAGAACCCGCTGCCGGACAAGCGCCGGGTCGCCGCCTCCTTCTCCCGTGCCGCCGCCAGCTACGACGAGGTGGCCGGGTTGCAGCGCGCGGTCGGCAGCGAACTGCTGGCCCGCCTGCCGGCCGGCATGCGCGCGCAGCGCTGGGTCGACCTGGGTAGCGGCACCGGCCATTTCTCCCAGGCGCTGGCCGAGCGCTTCCCCGCCGGGCAGGGCATGGCGCTGGATCTCGCCGAGGGCATGCTGCGTCACGCCCGGCCACGCGGCGGCGCGGCGCACTTCGTCTGCGGCGATGCCGAGCATCTGCCGCTGGCCGACGCCAGCCAGGATCTGGTCTTCTCCAGCCTGGCGCTGCAGTGGTGCGGCGACTTCGCCTCCGTGCTCGCCGAGGCGCGCCGGGTGCTGCGTCCGGGCGGCGTGCTGGCCTTCAGCAGCCTGTGCACCGGCACCCTGCAGGAGTTGCAGGACAGCTGGCAGGCGGTCGACGGCTTCGTCCACGTCAACCACTTCCGCCGTTTCCGGGACTACCGGCAGCTGTGTGCCGACAGCGGCCTCGACGTCCTCGACCTGCGCCTGGAGACGTGCGTGCTGCATTACCGCGACCTGCGCCATCTGGCCCACGAACTCAAGGCCCTCGGCGCCCACAACCTCAACCCCGGCCGCCCGGACGGCCTCACCGGCCGCGCACGGCTGCTAGCGCTGGTCGAGGCCTACGAGCGCTTGCGCACGCCCCAGGGGCTTCCGGCCACCTGGCTGCCGGTCTACGGGGTGCTGCGCCGGCGCGCGGAGTAG